GATGCCACACTTAATACAGAAATGTCGTTGCATCGCCAATATGCAGCGAAGTTCGACATCTCTGAGCAAGAGCTTGAAAATGCTAATCCGGCTCCAACAACATTAGCTTACACTCACTATATGCTTCATGTTGGCAATCAAAATGGACTAGCTGAATTAGTTGCAAGTGTACTGCCATGTATGTGGAGTTACGCGGAAATTGGAAAAATGCTTGATGAACGGCACGGTAGACAAAATCATGATTATCAAGAATGGATAGATATGTATGCTGACAGCGAATTTCAAGCGCTTGCTTCGTGGACGATTAATTTGCTTGATGAACTAGCCGCAGGTAAACCTGAGCACGAATTAGCCCACTTAGAGGAGATCTTTTTAACGACCACTAAATTTGAGTATATGTTCTGGGATATGGCTTATCATGGGACTGGGTGGCCGGAAGGGTTATGAAAAGTGCCCCATCATTAGCTTTTAAAGATGTTTCCTTTGGTTATGAGGAGAAGCACCATGATTCCCCGCTAATCTTTGAAGAGATGAGTTTATCTGTTAACGAGAATGAATTTGTGGTGATTTTAGGACCGAGTGGATCTGGAAAGTCCACATTCTTTCGTCTCGCTTCAGGGCTTGAGCAACCAGATAGTGGTCAAATTAGTATCCGTGGTAAGGAAATGAAAGAGCGACTAGGAGAAGTGGGGTACATGCCCCAAAAAGGTCTCTTACTCCCATGGCGAACGGTCATGGAGAATGGCCGACTCCCCCTTGAAATTAAGGGGGTACCTAAAAAAGAAGCTGAAGAGAAAGTCAAAGATTATATAGACAAGTTTGGTCTTAAAGGGACAGAGAACAAGCTCCCCCACCAACTTTCTGGTGGCATGCAACAACGTGTTTCTTTTTTACGCGCAATGCTTTCAGGAAGTGATATTCTCTTACTTGATGAACCGTTTAGTGCATTGGACTCATTGACAAGATTTATGATGCAAGAGTGGTTGTTGACGCAATGGCATCAATGGCCAAAAACAATTATTTTTATCACCCACGATATGGAAGAAGCGATTTTTTTAGCTGATAGAATTTTGGTACTTACCCAAAAAACGCGTAAAAAAGAATTAGCTGAGATTCCTGTACCGTTACCACGCCCGAGGACTGATGAAGTACGGATAACACCTACTTTTATGAAGCTAAAAGAGAAGCTGTTAAAAGAAATGAGAGGGGAAGTATGAACAGGATTAAGGGGATATGGCATTATAGTACAGCGATACTTTTAGGGTTGATGGTACTAGCAGGTTGGGAGGTTGGCGCCAGGGTGTATGATAAACCCTTTATTTTACCATCACCTTCAGGGATCATGCTTAAATTGTGGGAGCTAAAAGACGTGCTTTTCACTGTTCATTTGTTAGCTACGTTAGAAGTCATCCTACTCGGATTAGGTATCTCGATTGTGTTTGGCGTCTCATTAGCGGTACTCATGAATCGTAGTCAATTGGCTGAACGAACATTTTTTCCATTTGTTATTGCCTCCCAGACGATACCGATCATTGCTTTGGCACCTATTTTTGTTATTTGGTTTGGGTACACCATCTGGAGTAAAGTGGCTGTCACTGTTCTAATTACATTTTTTCCAATTACAGTGAGTACATTTGATGGATTGCGGGCTGCAAGTAAAGAATTGCAAGATTTGTTAAAAACGATGGGCGCATCGCCGGCCCAAATTTTTCGTAAAGTTCAACTCCCATCTTCATTGCCCTACTTTTTTTCTGGTTTGAAAGTAGCTGTTACATTAAGTGTTATTGGAGCGGCCATTGGGGAATGGCTTGGCGCAAGTAAAGGCCTTGGGTACTTTAGCCGTCGTATGATGACGCAGATGGATGGTGCTGGGGTTTTTGCCCCAATCGTTCTCTTGTCCGTATTAGGTATCATCCTTTTTCTACTTATTAAATTAATTGAAAATATACTAACGAATAAATGGAGGCAATAAAAATGAGATACGCTAAAGAAATATTGTTAGGTTTGTCACTCGTTTTACTAGTCGCATGTAGTCAAACAGAAAACGAGGCAGGTGCTGAGAAGACTGACATTGGATCAGATGACTTAACAGACGTACAAATTATGCTAGACTGGTACCCAAACGCCGTGCATACCTATCTCTATGTAGCGCAAGAAAAAGGGTACTTTGCAGAAGAGGGGCTGGATGTAGAGATAATCTTCCCCGCTAACCCAACAGATCCAATCAATTTAGCAGCTACTGGGGATGTCACGTTTGGTATAACGTATCAACCAGATATTATAACGGCACAACAATCAGGCATTCCTATTGAAGCGGTGGCGCCAGTCGTACGATCCCCTCTGAATCATATTATCTATTTAGATGAGACAATCGAAACACCAGCCGATTTAGAAGGGAAAAGGGTAGGTTATCCTGGTATCCCAGTAAATGAAGTTCTCTTAGAGACAATGGTCACTGACGCAGGTGGGGATATTGATCAGGTTGAACTTGTAGATGTAGGTTTTGAATTGGGCTCCTCTCTTGTAACAGAACGCGTGGATGCTGTTATTGGTGCTTATATTAATCATGAGGTACCAGTTTTGAAACATGAAGGATATGATGTTCAGTATTTTAACCCTGTGGACTTCGGTGTGCCAAGTTTTCATGAATTAGTGATCGTCACAAATGAGACGATGATGGAAGAGGACCCTTCGACAGTAGAGGCCTTCAATAGAGCTATTGTCAAAGGCTTTAATGATATGAAGGAAAACCCAGCTGAGAGCTTAGACATTTTGTTCGAGCATGAAAATCAAGAAAACTTTCCTCTTATTCGAGAAGTGGAAGAGGAAAGTTTGGATATTCTCTTAGCTAAAATGGAAAGTGATGAAGAATCATTTAGCAGTCCAAATGAAGATGTTTGGGAAGAGACGGTTAAATGGTTAACTGATACAGGATTTTTAGAAGAATAACCGGTTGACTAATTTGGTACTAAAAGGAAAACATGTATGAGCACCTTTCTCGTGTTAGACAAACTTCTAACATAAGAGAGGTGTTTTTATGTGACATACAAGGACAAAAATAGATGGCTATCTTATTTAAAAAGAAGATTATAATTCAGGTGCTATATAATTTAGAACTCCCCCAAAATATTAACTTTTTGGGGGAGCAATACTTTTCTTCACTTATAAATTTTTTCATAAAAAGTATCGAATAAATCTTATAGTTTTAAATTTCTCTCTAAAAGAAACTACTACCTTATTAGTTTATATAAGTACATGCAAAGGCAAAGAAACAAAAAACTAATAAAAGAAACTATTGCTCCAAACAAAGTAGATGCTATGAAAATCATTATAATACTTTCATCTTCACCACTACTAAATAAAAAAGCTAAAGTAGACAGTAAGAAGATCATAATTGTCACTGTTTTTATATTACATTTCATTGACTGAATTTTTAGTGGAAATACGTTCATGACTTTCTCCTCCTTATTTCAACGATGAACTTTTAGTGATTTTACCATTATGATTACTTTCAACATTAACTCGTATATATGTAGATTGAAGAACTATCCCATTTCCTTTATAAGTTAACCCCTGAGTCCATTCAGCCTCTTGATATGCTTGCTATTCGTCGTTTGTTACTAGGTTTTTGAACACCACTTTTTTTATTTTTAATTTTCCATGTCCCTAATGATCCTAAATGAGTTTTTGTATAATTATGGGTTCTGCTAGCCGTAACTTTAGAACCATTATAGGTAAACTCAGCCTCAATACCTACTGTAAGTACCATATTTAATGAAAGTAGTATACTCCTAAATATAGATAAAAGCAACGCTTTTAAACCAATAAGTTGAAATTTTTTAAATAAAATGTATATTAGATTATTATACTAAGAAATTAACAACAGATTTATTTTTAAGTTACTCCTTTTAGCGCAAATTGTAAGAAAAGAAAGCCTTCATGCATTACAAAGATCACTTTTTTCAAAGTGGAAATTACCTTAAATCGATTAGTGTTCTTAGCTATTAACAGGATTAAAACAGAGTAAATACAGACTTGTTTCAACGGCTTTTTCTTGATTTAAAAGGACAAATACATGCCTAGAAGCTTGAAAAAAACTTGTGATGCCGTTGAAATCGATGATACTAGTATATTACCACTTAATTTAATAGCCATAGGTGAGCGACTTTCCATAAACGGCTCAAAATAGAGAACAGAGCTAAATGTATATAGGCGAGAGAGGACGGCTGCTAATGTACTAGTTCGCTCAACCTTCAATCAGTGGAAGAAGAAAGAAAACCCCACTGATTGAAGGTTTGTTTTATGTAGGTCATAAAGTAAATGAAGAATGGATAACCGATTTCTTCAAAATACATTACAATAATATTAATGTTCTTGTTAATGTGTTAACGTTTTAATTAATTTATGTTAAAATGAAAACGCTTTCCGGAATAAGTAGTCTGGGACAGGGGGTGACGAGTGGTTCAGTTAGGACAATTTTCATGACCCTTTATTTTGATAGCCTTACGAAAAAAGTAAAGCCAATTATCAAGTTAAGGAAAGGGGAATTTAAATGAATGATTACGTAAAATCTTTTTTAATATTAAGCATAATTTTCATGTTGTTAGTCATTCCTACTAAAGGGGAACAAGGGAATGCACACTCCAATAAGAAGGCCTCTAAATCACCACCCATTAGTGAGAACACCCCTCCGGAATTTGAGGAAGTATCTGTTCATGATCCATCAATTATTAAAGTGGATGATATGTTTTATGTATTTGGTTCGCACATTGAAGCTGCAAAATCGTCTGATTTAAAAAGTTGGACGAATTTTACGAACGGTTATACAACACCTGGTAATACACTTTATGGTGATTTGTCGGAAAATTTAGCAGAATCTTTTGCATGGGCTGGAGAAGATGATGCAGATAGTCGCGGTGGTTTTGCTGTGTGGGCACCGGAAATAGTTTGGAATGAACATTATGTCAAAGAGGATGGATCTAAAGGTGCTTATATGATGTATTACAGCGCTTCCTCTACGTATATTAGATCAGCCATCGGGATTGCTGTTGCTGATGACATTGAAGGGCCATACACATACGTTGATACCATCGTTTATTCTGGTTTTACTGAAGAAGAAGCCTATGATAGTAATAGTGAGATTAATAAAAAATGGACAAACACCCACCTTCCTTCTTTAATAGAAGCAGGGGATTTAGAAGAGGAAAATAGCGATTGGTTTAATGAGAATGGAAGTTATAACAATTTACACTATCCTAATGCCATTGATGCTAACGTTTTTTTTGATGAAGAAGATCGGTTGTGGATGACTTACGGCTCTTGGTCAGGTGGTATTTTTATCGTTGAGCTAGATAAAGAAACAGGGTTAATAAACTACCCTGGTGAGGATGGGAAAACGTCTGATGGCCGACAGATAGACCGGTATTTTGGCACAAAAATTGCCGGGGGGTATGGTCGATCAGGTGAAGGGCCTTATGTCACTTATGATGAAGAAACAGGTTATTACTACTTATACGTCACTTACGGTTGGTTAGGTGCTGATGGCGGCTATAACATGCGTGTATTTAGAGCTGAGTCGCCTGTTGGGCCTTATGAGGATGTTGCTGGACAGGATGCCGTTCTCCCGTCAAATACGGATAACGCACCTTATGGTAATAAACTAATGGGGAATTTCCTCTTTGAAAGAAAAGTAGGAGGTGAAGGCACAGGCATTGGGCACGGTTATGTGTCACCAGGTCATAATTCGATATACACAGATGATAAAACAGGTGATAGGTTCAATGTCTTTCATACCCGCTTTCCTGAAACAGGGGAAATGCATGAATTGCGTGTGCACCAGCTCTTTATGACAAAAGACGACTGGCCTGTCTCGGCGCCTTACAGGTATGCCGGCGAATCGCTAGAAAAAGTAAAGCGGAAAGATGTGATAGGAGATTACAAGTTTATTGATCACGGTAAAGAGAATACTGAGGGGTTAGAAACGTCTGTCTATATAACACTTGAAAAAAATAATAAAATATCAGGAGACGTTGAAGGAACGTGGAAAAGAACTGGACATTATTGGATAGAGCTTTCAATAGACGGAAACACCTATGCTGGTGTGTTTGTAAAGCAGTGGAATCATGTGGCCGAGCGTGAGGTGATGACATTTACGGCATTATCTGATGAAGGGGCATCAGTTTGGGGCACACAACTGCTAAAGAAAACGGACGAAGAAGTGGTCTCAGATATAGTGGAAGATCTCACCCTTGGGGATACTGATAATGTTATCTCAAATCTTGACCTTCCAGTAGAAGGGACGAGAAACGCTACGATTAGCTGGGAGACATCTAATGCAGAGGTGATCACTGAGTCGGGA
The DNA window shown above is from Salipaludibacillus agaradhaerens and carries:
- the tenA gene encoding thiaminase II; the protein is MSFTKHLYDKLQPIWRKNHDHPFVKELGEGTLPKEKFRFFMIQDYLYLIEYSKLFAIGATKAKDVKTMGEFAKLLDATLNTEMSLHRQYAAKFDISEQELENANPAPTTLAYTHYMLHVGNQNGLAELVASVLPCMWSYAEIGKMLDERHGRQNHDYQEWIDMYADSEFQALASWTINLLDELAAGKPEHELAHLEEIFLTTTKFEYMFWDMAYHGTGWPEGL
- a CDS encoding LamG-like jellyroll fold domain-containing protein encodes the protein MNDYVKSFLILSIIFMLLVIPTKGEQGNAHSNKKASKSPPISENTPPEFEEVSVHDPSIIKVDDMFYVFGSHIEAAKSSDLKSWTNFTNGYTTPGNTLYGDLSENLAESFAWAGEDDADSRGGFAVWAPEIVWNEHYVKEDGSKGAYMMYYSASSTYIRSAIGIAVADDIEGPYTYVDTIVYSGFTEEEAYDSNSEINKKWTNTHLPSLIEAGDLEEENSDWFNENGSYNNLHYPNAIDANVFFDEEDRLWMTYGSWSGGIFIVELDKETGLINYPGEDGKTSDGRQIDRYFGTKIAGGYGRSGEGPYVTYDEETGYYYLYVTYGWLGADGGYNMRVFRAESPVGPYEDVAGQDAVLPSNTDNAPYGNKLMGNFLFERKVGGEGTGIGHGYVSPGHNSIYTDDKTGDRFNVFHTRFPETGEMHELRVHQLFMTKDDWPVSAPYRYAGESLEKVKRKDVIGDYKFIDHGKENTEGLETSVYITLEKNNKISGDVEGTWKRTGHYWIELSIDGNTYAGVFVKQWNHVAEREVMTFTALSDEGASVWGTQLLKKTDEEVVSDIVEDLTLGDTDNVISNLDLPVEGTRNATISWETSNAEVITESGDITRPDVGEDPVSAELTATMTKGDVTDNKSFTITVLPYREAGEIAHYAFDGDLQDSLGEQDAGQVTGDRINNEGGEITFTDGKHDQAAVFDGFSGIRLPDGLIAGDSYSVSLWVNPSELTQFTTAFFGARNENNWISMVPQGPVNGETMVWAGSSAWYDASAGYTIPTGEWSHLAITVHQGDVEMYINGEKVFTGTNFPDVFTTTNGQFSLGVNWWDPPFQGEMDELRIFEGVLTEDDIHDLVKKTN
- a CDS encoding ABC transporter ATP-binding protein, which encodes MKSAPSLAFKDVSFGYEEKHHDSPLIFEEMSLSVNENEFVVILGPSGSGKSTFFRLASGLEQPDSGQISIRGKEMKERLGEVGYMPQKGLLLPWRTVMENGRLPLEIKGVPKKEAEEKVKDYIDKFGLKGTENKLPHQLSGGMQQRVSFLRAMLSGSDILLLDEPFSALDSLTRFMMQEWLLTQWHQWPKTIIFITHDMEEAIFLADRILVLTQKTRKKELAEIPVPLPRPRTDEVRITPTFMKLKEKLLKEMRGEV
- a CDS encoding ABC transporter permease; its protein translation is MNRIKGIWHYSTAILLGLMVLAGWEVGARVYDKPFILPSPSGIMLKLWELKDVLFTVHLLATLEVILLGLGISIVFGVSLAVLMNRSQLAERTFFPFVIASQTIPIIALAPIFVIWFGYTIWSKVAVTVLITFFPITVSTFDGLRAASKELQDLLKTMGASPAQIFRKVQLPSSLPYFFSGLKVAVTLSVIGAAIGEWLGASKGLGYFSRRMMTQMDGAGVFAPIVLLSVLGIILFLLIKLIENILTNKWRQ
- a CDS encoding ABC transporter substrate-binding protein, translated to MRYAKEILLGLSLVLLVACSQTENEAGAEKTDIGSDDLTDVQIMLDWYPNAVHTYLYVAQEKGYFAEEGLDVEIIFPANPTDPINLAATGDVTFGITYQPDIITAQQSGIPIEAVAPVVRSPLNHIIYLDETIETPADLEGKRVGYPGIPVNEVLLETMVTDAGGDIDQVELVDVGFELGSSLVTERVDAVIGAYINHEVPVLKHEGYDVQYFNPVDFGVPSFHELVIVTNETMMEEDPSTVEAFNRAIVKGFNDMKENPAESLDILFEHENQENFPLIREVEEESLDILLAKMESDEESFSSPNEDVWEETVKWLTDTGFLEE